The proteins below come from a single Vicinamibacterales bacterium genomic window:
- a CDS encoding alpha/beta hydrolase, translated as MIDRGRGTPIVVVQALPGRWEFTRELVRELSRGARVVTYSLCGELGSGRRLGVPAAMQDYVAQLRDVMDAAGLESAALCGISFGGAVAARFAAEYPERVTRLVIVSTPGPGWKPTAVQAGHAARPWLSLPAFAVGALTRTAPEIVSALATWRARLWFVVRYAVLALRYPALPHLMAGRVRLLETLDLAADCARIAAPTLVVTGEPRLDRVVPVDSTRRYAELIRGARYVMVDRTGHQGVLTQPRRFAALVNEFIHANHS; from the coding sequence GTGATCGATCGCGGACGTGGAACACCGATCGTCGTCGTCCAGGCGCTGCCGGGACGTTGGGAGTTCACCAGAGAGCTGGTGCGCGAGCTGTCGCGCGGCGCGCGCGTCGTCACATACAGCTTGTGCGGCGAGCTGGGATCGGGACGGCGGTTGGGCGTGCCGGCGGCGATGCAGGACTACGTCGCGCAGCTGCGCGACGTGATGGACGCGGCGGGGCTCGAATCGGCGGCGCTGTGCGGCATCTCGTTCGGCGGCGCCGTCGCGGCACGATTCGCGGCGGAGTACCCGGAACGGGTGACGAGGCTCGTGATCGTCTCCACACCGGGACCCGGTTGGAAACCGACGGCCGTGCAGGCGGGCCATGCGGCGAGGCCGTGGCTGTCGCTGCCCGCGTTTGCCGTCGGGGCGCTGACCAGAACGGCGCCCGAGATCGTCAGCGCACTCGCGACGTGGCGGGCGCGGCTGTGGTTCGTCGTTCGATACGCCGTGCTCGCGCTGCGCTACCCGGCATTGCCGCATCTGATGGCCGGGCGGGTACGATTGCTGGAGACGCTGGATCTCGCCGCGGACTGCGCGCGCATCGCCGCGCCGACGCTGGTGGTGACGGGCGAGCCGCGCCTCGATCGGGTCGTGCCGGTCGACTCGACCCGGCGCTACGCGGAACTGATCAGAGGGGCCCGTTACGTGATGGTCGACAGGACGGGACATCAAGGAGTGTTGACGCAACCGCGGCGGTTCGCGGCGCTGGTGAACGAATTCATTCATGCCAACCATTCATGA
- a CDS encoding alpha/beta family hydrolase has protein sequence MPTIHDLSGPAGRLEAVIDAPEGAPRAAVVFAHPLPTHGGTMHTKAVYQGAKGLVRAGCAVLRFNFRGVGGSAGAFDAGPGEKEDFTAALDYMERKYPGLPLWSAGFSFGSWIALETGAADPRVTVLIGIAPPVTRTGYDFSNTRVSTKPKFFVHGEADEICPVQDMWKFYGALPEPKELVVIDMADHLFDGHTTEVGDALEDLLKDFDGATQRSE, from the coding sequence ATGCCAACCATTCATGATCTCAGCGGACCGGCCGGCAGGCTCGAGGCCGTGATCGACGCCCCCGAAGGGGCGCCGCGGGCCGCGGTCGTCTTCGCCCACCCGCTGCCGACGCACGGCGGGACGATGCATACGAAGGCCGTGTATCAAGGGGCGAAGGGGCTGGTGCGCGCGGGATGCGCCGTGCTCCGTTTCAACTTCCGCGGCGTCGGGGGAAGCGCGGGCGCGTTCGATGCAGGACCGGGCGAGAAGGAGGACTTCACGGCGGCGCTCGACTACATGGAGCGGAAGTATCCGGGATTGCCTTTGTGGTCCGCCGGGTTCTCGTTCGGCTCCTGGATCGCGCTCGAGACGGGCGCGGCGGATCCGCGCGTCACGGTGCTGATCGGCATTGCGCCTCCGGTCACCAGGACGGGTTACGACTTCTCCAACACCCGCGTGAGCACCAAGCCCAAGTTCTTCGTCCACGGCGAAGCCGACGAGATCTGCCCGGTGCAGGACATGTGGAAGTTCTACGGCGCGCTGCCCGAGCCCAAGGAGCTGGTCGTCATCGACATGGCGGACCACCTGTTCGACGGCCACACCACGGAGGTCGGCGACGCCCTCGAGGACCTGCTGAAGGACTTCGATGGGGCGACCCAGCGGAGTGAGTGA
- a CDS encoding thiolase family protein, giving the protein MTEAFVVSAVRTPVGKAPTGALRYTRPDEMAAVVIKEALARVPALDPDDVEDVILGCAMPEAEQGLNVARIASLRAGIPITASAVTVNRFCSSGLQAIAYGAERIMAGAAHAIVAGGTESMSMVPMGGNKIAPNPALVDSYPDVYLTTGLVAENHVRDFGISREEQDAFALRSHQRAVAAMDAGRFRDELVALPLRGGAARMLDADEGPRRDTSAEALARLKPAFREKGTVTAGNSSQTSDGASAVVVMSGDRVRDLGVKPLGRFVGFATAGVEPEKFGIGPVPAVRKLLKQTGVRLDDIDLVELNEAFAAQALACLRELPIDPERLNVNGGAIALGHPLGCTGAKLTTTILYEMQRRNARYGLVTMCVGGGMGAAGLFERC; this is encoded by the coding sequence ATGACTGAGGCATTCGTTGTCAGTGCGGTACGGACGCCGGTCGGCAAGGCGCCGACCGGCGCGCTTCGCTACACGCGGCCCGACGAGATGGCGGCGGTCGTGATCAAGGAGGCGCTGGCGCGCGTGCCGGCGCTCGATCCGGACGACGTCGAGGACGTGATCCTCGGCTGCGCGATGCCCGAGGCGGAGCAGGGGCTCAACGTCGCGCGCATCGCCAGTCTGCGGGCGGGGATCCCGATCACGGCCTCCGCCGTGACCGTGAACCGCTTCTGTTCGTCGGGCCTGCAGGCCATCGCCTATGGGGCGGAGCGCATCATGGCAGGCGCGGCGCATGCCATCGTGGCGGGCGGCACGGAGTCGATGAGCATGGTGCCGATGGGCGGCAACAAGATCGCGCCGAACCCGGCGCTCGTCGACAGCTATCCCGACGTGTATCTGACGACGGGACTCGTGGCCGAGAACCACGTGCGCGACTTCGGCATCTCGCGGGAAGAGCAGGATGCGTTCGCGCTGCGGAGCCACCAGCGCGCGGTGGCGGCGATGGATGCGGGGCGCTTCCGCGACGAACTGGTGGCGCTGCCGCTCCGCGGCGGGGCCGCGCGGATGCTGGACGCCGACGAAGGTCCGCGGCGCGACACGTCGGCGGAGGCGCTCGCCAGGCTCAAACCGGCTTTCCGCGAGAAGGGCACGGTGACGGCGGGCAACTCTTCGCAGACCAGCGATGGGGCATCGGCCGTCGTGGTGATGAGCGGCGATCGCGTCCGCGATCTCGGGGTGAAGCCGCTGGGCCGGTTCGTGGGGTTCGCAACCGCCGGGGTGGAACCCGAGAAGTTCGGCATCGGCCCGGTGCCGGCGGTCCGCAAGCTCCTCAAGCAGACCGGCGTCCGCCTCGACGACATCGATCTCGTGGAGCTGAACGAAGCCTTCGCGGCGCAGGCGCTGGCCTGCCTGCGCGAGCTGCCAATCGACCCGGAGCGCCTGAACGTCAACGGCGGCGCCATCGCCCTCGGCCATCCGCTCGGCTGCACGGGCGCGAAGCTGACCACGACGATTCTCTACGAAATGCAGCGCCGCAACGCGCGGTACGGCCTCGTGACCATGTGCGTCGGCGGAGGCATGGGCGCCGCTGGTCTGTTCGAACGCTGCTGA
- a CDS encoding acyl-CoA dehydrogenase family protein has translation MATTVATPKGGSWLIEETPAEGAFTRERLNDEQRLAGQTAAEFIDKEVTPMTDRLEQKDWELARTLVRRGAEVGLLATDVPDAYGGLDLDKVSSVVVGEAVGRNASFATTFGAQTGLAITPILCFGSEAQKAKYLPPLVSGEMVGAYALSESGSGSDALGARTRAVEAPDGGYVLNGEKMWITNGGFADLFIVFAKVDGEHFSAFIVERGFPGVSTGKEEHKCGLLGSSTTPLILQDAKVPAESLLGEVGKGHKIAFNTLNYGRLKLGAMCSGGSRLAIEEAARYAAQRKQFGKPIASFGAIKHKLGEMTARLYGVEAMLYRTAGLIDAALQDGHAPEQILAALEEFAIEASILKVASSEALDFILDENVQIHGGNGFVRDYPAERHYRDARVNRIFEGTNEINRMLIPGMLARRALKGGLPLIPAAKKLMDEMLAPPSMEAPSDAPLDAERRAVAAMKKVALMVLGTAMQTYGTRLQDEQEVLIAAADIVIDTYASESAVLRASQSSGPAVSERQRVEWHEAAARVFVNDAAARVDASAKTALAAMAEGDTLRTLLAALRRLLKVTPANTIALRRQLAEATVERRGYVF, from the coding sequence ATGGCCACCACTGTAGCGACACCAAAAGGCGGCTCGTGGCTGATCGAAGAGACGCCGGCCGAGGGCGCGTTCACCCGCGAGCGGCTCAACGACGAGCAGCGGCTGGCCGGCCAGACGGCCGCGGAGTTCATCGACAAGGAAGTCACGCCGATGACCGATCGGCTCGAGCAGAAGGACTGGGAGCTCGCGCGCACGCTGGTCCGCCGCGGCGCCGAAGTCGGCCTGCTCGCCACCGACGTTCCCGACGCCTACGGAGGCCTCGACCTCGACAAGGTCTCGTCGGTCGTCGTCGGCGAGGCGGTCGGCCGCAACGCGTCGTTCGCCACCACCTTCGGGGCGCAGACGGGCCTGGCAATCACTCCGATCCTCTGCTTCGGCAGCGAGGCGCAGAAGGCGAAGTACCTGCCGCCGCTCGTCTCGGGCGAGATGGTCGGCGCCTACGCGCTCAGCGAGTCGGGCTCGGGGTCCGACGCGCTCGGCGCCCGCACCCGGGCCGTCGAGGCGCCGGACGGCGGCTACGTGCTGAACGGCGAGAAGATGTGGATCACCAACGGCGGCTTCGCCGATCTCTTCATCGTCTTCGCCAAGGTGGACGGCGAACACTTCAGCGCCTTCATCGTCGAACGCGGCTTCCCGGGCGTCAGCACCGGCAAGGAAGAGCACAAGTGCGGGCTGCTCGGTTCGTCGACGACGCCGCTGATTCTCCAGGACGCGAAGGTGCCGGCCGAGAGCCTGCTCGGCGAGGTCGGCAAGGGGCACAAGATCGCGTTCAACACGTTGAACTACGGCCGGCTGAAGCTCGGCGCGATGTGCAGCGGCGGCTCCCGGCTGGCGATCGAGGAGGCGGCGCGCTACGCGGCGCAGCGGAAGCAGTTCGGCAAGCCGATCGCGTCGTTCGGCGCGATCAAGCACAAGCTCGGCGAGATGACGGCGCGGCTCTACGGCGTCGAGGCGATGCTGTACCGCACCGCGGGACTGATCGACGCCGCGCTGCAGGACGGCCATGCCCCCGAACAGATCCTGGCCGCGCTGGAAGAGTTCGCGATCGAGGCGTCGATTCTCAAGGTGGCGAGCAGCGAGGCGCTCGATTTCATCCTCGACGAGAACGTGCAGATTCACGGAGGCAACGGCTTCGTCCGTGACTACCCGGCCGAGCGCCACTACCGCGACGCACGCGTCAACCGCATCTTCGAAGGCACCAACGAGATCAATCGCATGCTGATTCCCGGCATGCTGGCGCGCCGGGCGTTGAAAGGCGGGCTGCCGCTGATTCCGGCGGCGAAGAAGCTGATGGACGAGATGCTCGCGCCGCCGTCGATGGAGGCGCCGTCGGACGCGCCGCTCGACGCCGAGCGGCGGGCGGTGGCGGCGATGAAGAAGGTCGCGCTGATGGTGCTCGGCACCGCGATGCAGACCTACGGCACGCGGCTGCAGGACGAACAGGAAGTGCTGATCGCCGCCGCCGACATCGTCATCGACACATACGCGAGCGAGAGCGCCGTGCTCCGAGCGTCGCAGTCCTCGGGGCCTGCCGTGAGCGAGCGTCAGCGAGTCGAATGGCACGAAGCGGCCGCGCGCGTCTTCGTCAACGATGCGGCCGCGCGGGTGGACGCGTCGGCGAAGACCGCGCTCGCCGCCATGGCGGAGGGGGACACGCTGCGCACGCTGCTCGCCGCGCTGCGCCGGCTGCTGAAGGTCACGCCGGCGAACACGATCGCGCTGCGGCGTCAGCTGGCCGAGGCGACGGTAGAGCGCAGGGGGTACGTGTTCTAG
- a CDS encoding efflux RND transporter permease subunit codes for MSIADFCVKRPVFTTMLVTLFVVMGVFSFRDLSVDLLPKADPAVVQVSINLPGASPEELNSAVVEPTEQSLSSISGIDEMSAVIREGNARITLRFVLERDINDAAQDVREKVAQAMRELPPEVQPPIITKVDPDADPVVSFALSGSLPVQALTEIADKQIRRAIETVDGVGEVTISGGQPRQIHVVLDIEKLNAHGLTVDKVRDALVAENVEVPGGYIPQGDAELTLRTLGRVESTDQFENIVVAQAGPTPIRIRDVATVEDTTAEARTAAFFDGQRTLVMDVRRQSGQNTVQVVEAVRAKLDQLRRALPAEVKVTITRDDSQFIRASIASLEEHLLLGSILASLVIMVFIRNIRVVVVASLAIPASIIASFALIRAAGFTLNSMTLLALTLAVGIVIDDAIVVLENIFRHMEEEGTPPFQAAIDGTREVTLAVVATSVSLIVIFLPVAFMTGYTQRFIYPFGFTMAFAVMVSLLVSLTLTPMLSARVVRTDGKVHRHGEGAFGRVDRLYRRTLDWSLDHRGIVIAVSLLVFASSFVLSRLIGRSFLPNEDMGEFQLVIDTPEGTSLQGMEKTVLGLTRPLLAIDGVAHVMPTIFERVNHSHIFVQLEPLDERSRTQEAIAADVRQLMTAYPGYKPTIVMRTPIGGGESASYPIQVNLMGPDLRQLSGYALALLKDVQAMPAISDSKAVVNLSNPELRVAVDRQRAADLGVRISDLARALRLMVSGEDEISTYREKGERYPVTIRVRQDQRSDMQAIGGLMVPSTRGEPVRVDNVAAIERGFGPTVIQRLNRQFSMAIFADLKPGNPLDQALAQIGTHARALKLPPGYGFRFGGQSKLLDETTTNMILAIALASVFIYIVLAMQFESFVQPLVIMTVLPLSVPFALLTLYMTGRVLNLWSALGVLLLLGIVKKNSILQVDYTNVLRRQGLPMREALLQASETRLRPILMTTAAIVAGLIPTALGVGAGAAQRADIAVTIVGGQSLCLFLTLLLVPVSYSLAEEGIERAKLFWRARRTGAVETSAY; via the coding sequence ATGTCGATTGCTGATTTCTGCGTCAAGCGCCCGGTCTTTACGACCATGCTCGTCACGCTGTTCGTCGTGATGGGGGTGTTCTCGTTCCGGGATCTCAGCGTCGATCTGCTGCCGAAGGCCGACCCCGCTGTGGTGCAGGTCTCGATCAACCTGCCTGGCGCGAGCCCGGAAGAACTGAACAGTGCCGTCGTCGAGCCGACCGAGCAGTCGCTGAGCAGCATCTCGGGCATCGACGAGATGAGCGCGGTCATCCGCGAGGGGAACGCGCGCATCACGCTGAGGTTCGTGCTCGAGCGCGACATCAACGACGCGGCGCAGGACGTCCGCGAGAAGGTCGCCCAGGCGATGCGGGAGCTGCCGCCCGAAGTGCAGCCGCCGATCATCACCAAGGTCGATCCCGATGCCGACCCGGTGGTCAGTTTCGCGCTCTCCGGCTCGCTGCCGGTGCAGGCGCTCACCGAGATCGCCGACAAGCAGATCCGCCGGGCGATCGAGACGGTGGACGGCGTCGGCGAAGTCACCATCTCCGGCGGCCAGCCTCGTCAGATCCACGTCGTCCTCGACATCGAGAAGCTGAACGCGCACGGACTGACGGTCGACAAGGTGCGCGACGCGCTGGTCGCCGAGAACGTCGAAGTGCCCGGCGGCTACATCCCGCAGGGCGACGCCGAACTGACGCTGCGCACGCTCGGGCGCGTCGAATCCACGGACCAGTTCGAGAACATCGTCGTCGCCCAGGCGGGGCCGACGCCGATCCGCATCCGCGACGTCGCCACGGTGGAGGACACGACGGCCGAAGCGCGGACCGCGGCGTTCTTCGACGGACAGCGCACGCTGGTGATGGACGTCAGGAGACAGTCCGGCCAGAACACCGTCCAGGTCGTCGAGGCGGTCCGCGCCAAGCTCGATCAGCTGCGCCGGGCGCTTCCGGCGGAGGTCAAGGTCACCATCACCCGCGACGACTCGCAGTTCATCCGCGCGTCGATCGCCTCGCTCGAGGAGCATCTGCTGCTCGGCAGCATCCTGGCGAGCCTCGTGATCATGGTCTTCATCCGCAACATCCGGGTGGTCGTGGTCGCGTCGCTGGCGATCCCCGCCTCCATCATCGCCAGCTTCGCGCTGATCCGCGCCGCGGGGTTCACGCTCAACAGCATGACCCTGCTGGCCCTGACGCTCGCCGTCGGCATCGTGATCGATGACGCGATCGTCGTGCTGGAGAACATCTTCCGCCACATGGAAGAGGAAGGGACGCCGCCGTTCCAGGCGGCGATCGACGGGACCAGGGAAGTGACGCTGGCGGTGGTCGCCACCTCGGTCTCGCTGATCGTCATCTTCCTGCCGGTCGCGTTCATGACCGGCTACACGCAGCGGTTCATCTATCCGTTCGGCTTCACCATGGCGTTCGCCGTCATGGTGTCGCTGCTGGTGAGCCTCACGCTGACGCCGATGCTGAGCGCGCGCGTGGTACGCACCGACGGCAAGGTCCATCGCCACGGCGAAGGGGCGTTCGGGCGGGTCGACCGGTTGTATCGCCGGACGCTCGACTGGTCGCTCGATCACCGCGGCATCGTGATCGCGGTGAGCCTGCTGGTCTTCGCGTCGAGCTTCGTCCTGAGCCGCCTGATCGGGCGATCCTTCCTCCCCAACGAGGACATGGGCGAGTTCCAGCTCGTCATCGACACGCCGGAAGGCACGTCGCTGCAGGGAATGGAGAAGACCGTCCTCGGCCTGACCCGCCCGCTGCTGGCGATCGACGGCGTCGCCCACGTGATGCCGACCATCTTCGAGCGCGTCAATCACTCGCACATCTTCGTGCAGCTCGAGCCGCTGGACGAGCGCAGCCGCACGCAGGAGGCGATCGCGGCGGACGTGCGGCAGTTGATGACCGCGTACCCGGGCTACAAGCCGACGATCGTCATGCGCACGCCCATCGGGGGAGGAGAGTCGGCGTCGTATCCCATCCAGGTGAACCTGATGGGGCCGGATCTGCGCCAGCTCTCCGGCTACGCGCTGGCGCTGCTGAAAGACGTTCAGGCGATGCCGGCGATCAGCGACTCGAAGGCCGTGGTGAACCTGTCCAACCCCGAGCTGCGCGTCGCGGTCGATCGCCAGCGTGCCGCCGACCTGGGCGTCCGGATCTCGGATCTCGCGCGGGCGCTCCGGCTGATGGTGAGCGGCGAGGACGAGATCTCGACATACCGCGAGAAGGGGGAGCGCTACCCGGTGACGATCCGGGTCCGCCAGGACCAGCGGTCCGACATGCAGGCGATCGGCGGCCTGATGGTGCCGTCGACGCGCGGCGAGCCGGTGCGCGTGGACAACGTCGCGGCCATCGAGCGCGGCTTCGGCCCGACGGTGATCCAGCGTCTCAACCGCCAGTTCTCGATGGCCATCTTCGCCGACCTCAAGCCGGGGAACCCGCTCGATCAGGCGCTCGCGCAGATCGGCACTCACGCGCGGGCGCTGAAGCTGCCGCCGGGCTACGGGTTCCGGTTCGGCGGCCAGTCGAAGCTGCTCGACGAGACCACCACCAACATGATCCTGGCGATCGCGCTCGCCAGCGTCTTCATCTACATCGTGCTGGCGATGCAGTTCGAGAGCTTCGTGCAGCCGCTGGTCATCATGACGGTGCTGCCGCTGTCCGTGCCGTTCGCGCTGCTGACGCTCTACATGACGGGACGCGTGCTGAACCTGTGGTCGGCGCTCGGCGTGCTGCTGCTGCTCGGGATCGTGAAGAAGAACTCGATCCTGCAGGTGGACTACACCAACGTGCTGCGGCGGCAGGGGCTGCCGATGCGGGAGGCGCTGCTGCAGGCCTCCGAGACGCGGCTGCGGCCGATTCTGATGACGACGGCGGCGATCGTCGCCGGGCTGATCCCGACCGCGCTCGGCGTCGGCGCCGGCGCGGCGCAGCGCGCCGACATCGCGGTCACGATCGTCGGCGGGCAGTCGCTCTGCCTGTTCCTGACGCTGCTGCTCGTCCCGGTCAGCTACTCGCTGGCCGAGGAAGGCATCGAGCGCGCGAAGCTGTTCTGGCGTGCCCGCCGGACGGGGGCCGTCGAGACGTCGGCGTACTAG
- a CDS encoding efflux RND transporter periplasmic adaptor subunit produces the protein MKSCALAVAVILPLAACSRDRGVSAAENQKPRPVTIEAAQVRDVRRQVDVVGTLAAREEAVISAEVAGRVSRLVHDLGDRVAAGAPLLELDQEKLQYRAEGQRAALDQARARYGASDDGTLPPLERVPAVVSTRAQLADAQQQLERARNLAARNLISKSDLETAQTRYDTARAAHDQALSSARQLRADIEAQSSSLRLAQRELRDAVIRAPFDGYVAERLVSPGQFLQPQTPVMRIVRLQPLKLTAEVPEKFAPWIETGRDLAIRVDAFPRETFTGRVVRISPAVNLKSRAFAIEGEVPNTDGRLKPGTFARVQIATDHVDRAVTVPVSAVQSRYGTNRVFTVQNGMLVGREVVLGDRLGDRVELARGLDAGTGVVSSDVDQLADGMRVVAKH, from the coding sequence ATGAAGTCCTGCGCGCTCGCCGTGGCCGTGATCCTTCCTCTCGCTGCCTGTTCGCGGGACCGCGGTGTCTCCGCCGCGGAGAACCAGAAGCCGCGCCCGGTCACCATCGAAGCCGCGCAGGTCCGCGACGTCCGCCGCCAGGTCGACGTCGTCGGCACGCTTGCCGCGCGCGAGGAGGCGGTCATCAGCGCGGAGGTGGCGGGCCGCGTCTCGCGGCTGGTTCACGACCTGGGGGACCGGGTGGCCGCAGGCGCGCCGCTGCTGGAGCTCGACCAGGAGAAGCTGCAGTACCGCGCCGAAGGACAGCGTGCCGCGCTCGACCAGGCGCGCGCCCGGTACGGCGCGTCGGACGACGGCACGCTGCCGCCGCTCGAGCGCGTGCCTGCGGTGGTCAGCACCCGGGCGCAGCTCGCCGACGCGCAGCAGCAGCTCGAGCGGGCGAGAAACCTCGCCGCCCGCAATCTCATCTCGAAGTCGGATCTCGAGACGGCGCAGACGCGCTACGACACCGCCCGGGCGGCGCACGACCAGGCGCTCTCGTCGGCGCGGCAGCTGCGCGCGGACATCGAGGCTCAGAGCTCCTCGCTGCGGCTGGCGCAGCGCGAGTTGCGCGACGCCGTCATCCGCGCGCCGTTCGACGGCTACGTCGCCGAGCGGCTGGTGTCCCCCGGTCAGTTCCTGCAGCCGCAGACGCCGGTGATGCGGATCGTCCGGCTCCAGCCGCTGAAGTTGACCGCAGAAGTGCCGGAGAAGTTCGCGCCGTGGATCGAGACCGGACGCGACCTGGCGATCCGCGTGGATGCCTTCCCGCGCGAGACGTTCACGGGGCGGGTGGTCCGCATCTCGCCGGCGGTGAACCTCAAGTCGCGCGCGTTCGCCATCGAAGGCGAGGTGCCCAACACGGACGGCCGGCTGAAACCGGGGACGTTCGCTCGCGTGCAGATCGCCACGGATCACGTCGACCGCGCCGTCACCGTGCCGGTGTCCGCGGTGCAGAGCCGCTACGGCACCAACCGCGTGTTCACGGTGCAGAACGGAATGCTGGTCGGCAGGGAAGTGGTGCTCGGCGATCGCCTCGGAGATCGCGTGGAGTTGGCCAGGGGGCTCGATGCCGGCACCGGGGTGGTTTCGAGCGACGTCGATCAACTGGCTGACGGCATGCGGGTCGTGGCGAAGCACTGA
- a CDS encoding DUF1684 domain-containing protein, whose product MLQVRRLLRDVIVLSVLLGIAACSKPPVPYPEQIAAWHAEKDRFMRESPDSPVPADRRASFPPLPYFPIDPEYRVAASLELAPAGAAVEMPTSTGQRRQMRQLGTLSFTVKGQALSLGAFAEANDRTGRRLFVPFGDLTNGIETYPGGRYLDLERTASGVYELDFNRAYHPFCLFNPAYDCPYPPPQSRLKVPIRAGERLAQQKRSPG is encoded by the coding sequence GTGCTGCAGGTGCGAAGGCTGCTGAGAGACGTCATCGTGCTGTCCGTGCTGCTCGGGATTGCGGCGTGCTCGAAGCCGCCTGTGCCGTATCCCGAGCAGATCGCGGCGTGGCATGCCGAAAAGGACCGGTTCATGCGCGAATCGCCGGACTCGCCCGTCCCGGCCGACCGCCGGGCGTCGTTCCCGCCGCTGCCGTACTTTCCGATCGACCCGGAATACCGCGTCGCCGCGAGCCTGGAGCTGGCGCCGGCGGGCGCTGCCGTGGAGATGCCGACGTCCACCGGGCAGCGCCGCCAGATGCGTCAGCTGGGAACGCTCTCCTTCACCGTCAAAGGACAGGCCCTGTCCCTGGGCGCGTTCGCCGAGGCCAACGACCGCACCGGACGCCGGCTGTTCGTGCCCTTCGGCGACCTCACGAACGGCATCGAGACCTATCCGGGCGGACGGTATCTCGACCTCGAACGCACCGCGTCCGGCGTCTACGAGCTGGACTTCAACCGCGCGTATCACCCGTTCTGCCTGTTCAATCCGGCGTACGACTGCCCGTATCCACCGCCGCAGAGCCGCTTGAAGGTCCCGATCCGGGCCGGCGAGCGCCTCGCGCAACAGAAGAGATCTCCGGGCTGA
- a CDS encoding HAD family phosphatase translates to MPIKAIVFDFDGVLADSEMLHLRVYRELLGPSGVNITTERYYERYLGSDDEGVFRQVAIDYGLLLGDEEIELLIQEKAQRFEALVSSADVMYPGAAACVRRLAAEWPLGIASGARRSEIELMLGGAGLSDVFRFIVAAGDTDNGKPAPDPYLRAAELHALPPAACVAIEDSHAGLESARGAGMRTIGIATTYPRQTLIADAVIDSLDEVTARFVREMGA, encoded by the coding sequence ATGCCAATCAAGGCAATCGTCTTCGACTTCGACGGCGTGCTCGCCGACTCAGAGATGCTGCACCTCCGCGTGTACCGCGAGCTGCTCGGCCCCTCCGGGGTGAACATCACCACCGAGCGGTACTACGAGCGCTATCTCGGTTCGGACGACGAGGGGGTCTTCCGGCAGGTGGCGATCGATTACGGGCTGCTCCTCGGCGACGAGGAGATCGAGCTGCTGATCCAGGAGAAGGCGCAGCGTTTCGAAGCGCTGGTGTCGTCGGCGGACGTGATGTATCCGGGCGCGGCGGCGTGCGTGCGGCGCCTCGCCGCGGAATGGCCGCTCGGCATCGCGTCGGGAGCGCGGCGCAGCGAAATCGAGCTGATGCTCGGCGGCGCGGGCCTCTCCGACGTGTTCCGCTTCATCGTCGCCGCCGGCGACACCGACAACGGCAAGCCCGCACCGGATCCGTATCTGCGCGCGGCGGAACTGCACGCCCTGCCCCCCGCCGCCTGCGTCGCGATCGAAGACTCGCACGCCGGTCTGGAATCGGCCCGCGGCGCCGGCATGCGCACGATCGGCATCGCCACCACCTACCCGCGGCAGACGCTGATCGCAGACGCGGTGATTGACTCGCTGGACGAAGTGACCGCCCGGTTCGTGCGGGAGATGGGGGCGTGA